One window of Enterobacter sp. RHBSTW-00175 genomic DNA carries:
- a CDS encoding DNA adenine methylase, which translates to MTFRYIGSKSRLVDKIASHIGPPRKGAFFVDAFCGTGAVAEAAAEHGWNVRINDSLHSAVISAGARLISHDQVTFKKLGGYSGAVSKLNAVKPLHDFMWRTYSPASIDTCGIERRYFTEENAAKIDAMRCLIVEWKGAGYIDEIEERLLIADLFSALNRVANIAGTFGCFLSKWTSQSQNKIAMRCRDLKETGVCVEASVGDVFDVPNVAHDLVYLDPPYTKRQYASYYHILETVALGDEPVVEGVAGLRPWKALASDFCYKSRALKTLSRLVHGLKAQRVLLSYSSEGHICMQDMKAELSKIGSSTMYPLGAIGRYRPNKAASSSASDVNEFLVVVKRSMAQLPQAQSKTVKAIKPVLVRSYA; encoded by the coding sequence ATGACTTTTCGCTATATTGGCTCCAAATCTAGACTCGTCGACAAGATAGCATCCCACATTGGGCCGCCTAGAAAGGGCGCGTTTTTTGTGGATGCTTTTTGTGGAACTGGAGCTGTAGCTGAGGCTGCTGCGGAGCATGGTTGGAATGTGCGGATTAATGATAGCTTGCACTCAGCTGTTATCTCTGCTGGGGCACGTCTTATCAGCCATGATCAGGTGACCTTCAAAAAACTTGGTGGGTACTCTGGTGCTGTTAGCAAGCTAAACGCAGTTAAGCCATTGCATGATTTTATGTGGCGCACTTATAGCCCCGCTTCGATCGATACGTGTGGAATTGAGCGTAGGTACTTCACCGAAGAAAATGCAGCTAAGATAGACGCTATGCGCTGCTTGATTGTTGAGTGGAAAGGTGCCGGATATATTGACGAAATTGAGGAGAGGCTATTGATTGCCGATCTCTTTAGTGCACTGAACCGCGTTGCCAACATTGCGGGCACTTTTGGCTGCTTCCTCTCCAAATGGACAAGCCAATCTCAAAACAAGATTGCCATGCGTTGCCGTGATCTCAAAGAAACTGGAGTGTGTGTTGAGGCTAGCGTGGGTGATGTGTTCGACGTTCCGAATGTTGCACACGACCTCGTGTATTTGGACCCCCCGTACACCAAGCGTCAATACGCGAGCTATTACCACATCCTTGAAACGGTGGCTCTTGGCGATGAGCCTGTGGTGGAGGGGGTTGCGGGACTTCGTCCATGGAAGGCCTTGGCTTCTGACTTTTGCTACAAGAGCCGTGCTCTCAAAACACTCTCGCGTCTGGTTCATGGCTTGAAGGCTCAAAGGGTACTGCTCTCGTACAGTAGTGAAGGGCACATCTGCATGCAGGACATGAAGGCTGAGCTTTCTAAGATCGGCTCGTCCACAATGTACCCTTTGGGCGCCATTGGTCGATACCGGCCAAACAAGGCAGCCAGTAGCTCGGCGTCCGATGTGAATGAGTTTTTGGTGGTCGTGAAACGGTCCATGGCACAGCTTCCCCAAGCCCAGTCAAAAACAGTTAAAGCTATCAAACCCGTTCTCGTGAGGAGCTATGCATGA
- a CDS encoding Eco57I restriction-modification methylase domain-containing protein — translation MSSPRPVESEYLAPAEAALTQAVGGETSFELRLQVLEAASARFGGFDLTAFHEAFGVKSKRAASDLLELAVPVASAIERSPIHPALALSVLAREVLHEQDRKSTGAYHTDFRLATRLAQLAAPKLTHKSKVIDPACGAGILLAALTHAVCGMDRAKTAHWLAHGVYAADLSGNSLRAALLALASFTDDVSTLKAMRARWYCGDSLMADRKVWTAMVPEGFDAVIGNPPWEKVKLSRHEFLKSSGTKRHYGAQIHGLDEDLFAQQRNEVANYSRRLLARYPDLGNGEPDLYIAFTDLFFELCKKQGVVVALIPGGLIRSQGTRAMRQKIFDASQSVSMSIIDNRARFFTIDTRFKFLAVALTKAGSEKSKREPITLMHERGTPTGLEITGTATIGRAALAGVRGDLSLPEVRNVSEWKLFSKIGEAGVSWEEPGYGWTPKFCREVDMTKERPKFLGRATPGALPLVEGRMVQAHRFGVKGHVSGTGRRALWEAYAIGDSRLAPQFWIRLSDMPSANQHRADVLRVGFCDIAGQTNERSLMASLIPAGVVCGNKVPTILFPEDPSEERLLVWVSIANSFAFDWMLRRVLTTTVNYFLLQSVPMPKLAKDGLPWKRLVSAARELRTLDSAGATRETYERMAQLRGEIDAEVAVAYGLDLKDMELVLQDFPLLDRGQVGLPGEAKSTITRDNVLAAMAKRTGSLSTVWSHRAMQARALGAIAYVPSEFALGGEEIEEGSKIHG, via the coding sequence ATGAGTTCTCCTCGGCCTGTTGAATCAGAGTACCTGGCCCCAGCAGAAGCGGCACTCACTCAGGCTGTGGGAGGGGAAACCAGCTTTGAGCTTCGGCTTCAAGTTTTGGAGGCAGCATCAGCGCGTTTTGGCGGGTTTGACCTAACGGCGTTTCATGAGGCTTTTGGAGTCAAGAGCAAGCGCGCAGCATCAGATCTTTTGGAGCTTGCGGTACCTGTAGCAAGTGCCATCGAGCGTTCACCTATTCACCCTGCTTTGGCACTGAGTGTCTTGGCGCGTGAGGTCTTGCATGAGCAGGATCGAAAAAGCACGGGCGCCTACCATACGGATTTTCGCCTGGCTACACGACTGGCGCAGCTCGCAGCCCCCAAGCTCACACACAAGAGCAAGGTGATTGATCCTGCCTGCGGTGCAGGAATTTTGCTAGCAGCGCTGACTCACGCAGTGTGTGGTATGGATAGAGCCAAGACGGCGCATTGGTTGGCTCACGGTGTGTATGCAGCGGATCTTTCTGGCAACTCTTTGCGTGCGGCACTGCTTGCGCTTGCTTCGTTCACTGATGATGTATCGACTCTTAAGGCTATGCGTGCCCGTTGGTACTGTGGCGATAGCTTGATGGCTGATCGCAAGGTTTGGACTGCCATGGTCCCTGAGGGGTTTGATGCGGTGATCGGCAATCCACCATGGGAAAAGGTCAAGCTCTCACGGCACGAATTCTTGAAGTCCTCAGGCACCAAGCGCCACTACGGGGCCCAAATTCATGGGCTTGATGAGGATCTGTTTGCCCAGCAGCGCAATGAGGTAGCGAACTACTCTCGTCGCCTGTTGGCTCGCTATCCCGATTTGGGTAATGGAGAGCCAGACCTATACATTGCTTTCACGGACCTCTTTTTTGAACTCTGCAAAAAGCAGGGTGTGGTGGTTGCACTAATTCCGGGTGGGCTCATTCGCTCGCAAGGTACCCGCGCCATGCGGCAGAAAATCTTTGATGCGAGCCAAAGCGTGTCCATGTCGATCATCGATAACCGTGCACGGTTCTTTACGATCGACACACGCTTTAAGTTCCTGGCCGTGGCTCTCACTAAGGCTGGCTCTGAAAAGAGCAAGCGTGAGCCCATCACTCTCATGCATGAGCGGGGCACCCCTACGGGATTGGAGATTACGGGAACTGCCACTATTGGGCGTGCAGCACTTGCGGGTGTTCGGGGCGATTTGAGCCTGCCCGAGGTTCGTAACGTGTCTGAGTGGAAGCTCTTCTCAAAGATCGGAGAAGCAGGTGTTTCGTGGGAAGAGCCTGGTTATGGCTGGACCCCGAAGTTTTGCCGTGAAGTTGATATGACCAAGGAGCGTCCTAAGTTCCTGGGGCGTGCCACGCCTGGCGCTTTGCCACTGGTGGAAGGTCGAATGGTGCAGGCGCATCGCTTTGGTGTAAAAGGCCACGTGTCAGGCACTGGTCGCCGTGCGTTGTGGGAGGCTTATGCCATCGGAGACTCACGCCTTGCCCCCCAGTTTTGGATTCGTCTCTCCGACATGCCCAGTGCTAACCAGCACCGTGCGGACGTGCTGCGTGTGGGCTTTTGCGACATTGCGGGTCAGACCAATGAGCGTTCGCTCATGGCCTCGTTAATTCCTGCTGGGGTGGTCTGTGGCAATAAGGTGCCCACGATCCTTTTCCCTGAAGACCCATCAGAAGAACGGCTGCTGGTGTGGGTGTCCATCGCTAACAGTTTTGCCTTTGACTGGATGCTTCGGCGTGTGCTCACTACGACGGTGAATTACTTCCTGCTGCAAAGCGTGCCCATGCCAAAACTCGCCAAAGATGGTTTGCCATGGAAGAGGCTGGTGAGTGCTGCACGCGAATTGCGCACACTTGACAGTGCGGGGGCTACTCGTGAAACCTACGAGCGCATGGCGCAGCTTCGTGGGGAGATTGATGCGGAAGTGGCCGTGGCCTATGGGCTCGATTTGAAGGACATGGAGTTAGTGCTCCAAGACTTCCCGCTTTTGGATCGGGGCCAAGTGGGCTTGCCAGGTGAGGCCAAGTCCACAATTACCCGAGATAATGTTTTGGCTGCAATGGCAAAACGCACAGGAAGTCTGTCTACAGTTTGGTCGCACCGTGCGATGCAGGCACGCGCGCTGGGGGCGATTGCTTATGTACCCTCTGAGTTCGCTCTGGGGGGCGAAGAAATAGAAGAAGGATCCAAAATTCATGGCTAA
- a CDS encoding conjugative transfer ATPase — translation MLSLFTRNKSTDRQTPVDDGQSVQADETLTAAVKGRQPLKRPGKMTRQDEEKVYHANPSIIDFLPWAEFLDEEQCLLLDDGVSVGAVYDVTPVATEGRTEERLEQIRDSVEDALQDSFDEHDVNPWVVQFFCQDEDDTDAYLDRLRGYVKPHAQRTAFTDAWLGEMERHIRSISRPEGLFTDSLITGQPWRGQQRRTRMVVYRWLGKSRDPMPPVAMLNQVCDRVVNALGGAGIRCTRQNGLQVHGWLLRLFNPSPDWVEKTTLYRQAAYADPRETPEGTVPVSNDFAETLWFTPPVSDPENGVWWIDNKPHCAVAVEKLRTPPEPGTLTGEKSRGEKKINALMDMFPEGTMVCMTVVVQPQDRLEEQFNRLSKNAVGENTESGRVRQDVKTVKEYLGNRHKLYRAGITFLLRGDDMTSLKRKRLELSTVLLGAGLQPVRPEFEEGPLNSWLRALPMCFNPDSDRKHWYTRLTWVQHLAGLLPVTGRETGTGHPGFSFFNRGGDTLTFDPLNKLDRTQNAHLLLFGPTGAGKSATLCAALSQLMAVHRPRLFIAEAGNSFGLLADFFDSLGLTVNKISVKPGSGVSLPPFADAHKLVEEGLAAQAVDESDLPDIDTDDDGEDDKRDVLGEMEISARMMITGGDPKEEADLKRADRAMIREALLMAAHATYKEGRQMLPSDLQKALYDIASDNDEGVINVRNAQRKAKAAEMAESLGMFTQAGSFEAELFNREGELWPEADVTLVDLGHLAREGYEAQMALTMVSMTNMINNIAERDQFLGRDIVFTVDEAHIVTVNPLLSPYMTKVVKMWRKLGAWLWLATQNLKDYPDIAEKMLNMAEWWICLTMPPEEVKDISRFRALTPEQESVLLSASKLSGCYTEGVVLAKRIEALFRAVPPSLFLALGMTEKEEKAERRALMNEFHCSELEAAKRVAQNLDRLRGLTEKQQEPATV, via the coding sequence ATGCTTTCACTGTTTACGCGTAATAAATCCACCGACCGGCAGACGCCGGTTGATGACGGCCAGTCCGTTCAGGCAGATGAAACCCTGACCGCGGCCGTGAAGGGCCGGCAACCTCTGAAGCGCCCCGGGAAAATGACGCGCCAGGATGAGGAGAAGGTTTATCACGCCAATCCGTCCATCATTGACTTTTTGCCCTGGGCAGAATTTCTCGATGAAGAGCAGTGTCTCCTGCTCGATGACGGCGTGTCGGTGGGGGCCGTTTATGATGTGACACCGGTGGCGACCGAAGGGCGAACCGAAGAGCGCCTGGAACAGATCCGGGACTCGGTTGAGGATGCACTTCAGGACAGCTTTGATGAACATGACGTGAATCCCTGGGTCGTGCAGTTCTTCTGCCAGGACGAGGACGACACTGACGCGTACCTGGACAGGCTGCGCGGGTATGTCAAACCACATGCACAGCGCACGGCGTTTACCGACGCCTGGCTGGGTGAAATGGAGCGCCATATCCGCAGTATCTCCCGGCCTGAGGGACTTTTTACTGACTCGCTGATTACCGGCCAGCCGTGGCGCGGGCAGCAGCGCCGCACCCGGATGGTTGTTTATCGCTGGCTTGGTAAAAGCCGGGATCCGATGCCGCCGGTGGCGATGCTCAATCAGGTGTGCGACCGGGTCGTTAATGCCCTGGGCGGGGCGGGGATCCGCTGCACCCGGCAGAACGGCCTGCAGGTGCATGGCTGGCTGCTGCGGCTGTTCAATCCGTCACCGGACTGGGTGGAGAAAACCACGCTCTATCGGCAGGCTGCTTACGCAGACCCGCGCGAGACACCTGAAGGCACCGTGCCGGTCAGCAATGATTTTGCCGAAACCCTGTGGTTCACGCCGCCGGTTTCAGACCCGGAAAACGGCGTGTGGTGGATTGACAACAAGCCGCACTGCGCGGTGGCGGTGGAAAAACTGCGTACACCGCCGGAGCCGGGCACCCTGACCGGCGAGAAAAGCCGGGGTGAAAAGAAAATTAATGCCCTGATGGATATGTTTCCGGAAGGGACCATGGTGTGCATGACCGTGGTGGTACAGCCCCAGGACCGGCTTGAAGAGCAGTTTAACCGGCTGTCGAAAAATGCGGTCGGTGAGAATACCGAGTCGGGCCGCGTCCGCCAGGATGTGAAGACGGTCAAAGAGTATCTGGGCAACCGGCACAAGCTGTACCGGGCGGGGATCACCTTCCTGCTGCGCGGCGACGACATGACCAGCCTGAAGCGCAAGCGGCTGGAGCTGTCCACCGTATTGCTCGGGGCCGGTCTGCAGCCGGTACGGCCGGAGTTTGAAGAAGGTCCGCTGAACAGCTGGCTGCGGGCGCTGCCGATGTGCTTTAACCCGGACAGCGACAGAAAACACTGGTATACCCGTCTGACATGGGTTCAGCACCTGGCAGGACTTTTGCCGGTAACCGGGCGGGAAACCGGCACGGGGCACCCCGGCTTCAGCTTTTTCAACCGCGGCGGGGATACCCTGACATTCGATCCGCTCAACAAGCTCGACCGCACCCAGAACGCGCATCTGCTGTTGTTCGGCCCGACCGGGGCGGGCAAGTCGGCCACGCTGTGTGCCGCGCTCTCCCAGCTGATGGCCGTCCATCGTCCGCGGCTGTTTATTGCGGAGGCCGGGAATTCGTTCGGCCTGCTGGCCGACTTCTTTGACAGCCTCGGGCTGACGGTGAATAAAATCAGCGTCAAACCCGGGAGCGGCGTCAGTCTGCCGCCGTTTGCTGATGCTCACAAACTGGTGGAAGAAGGCCTGGCCGCCCAGGCCGTTGATGAGAGCGACCTGCCGGATATCGACACGGACGACGATGGCGAGGATGACAAGCGTGACGTTCTCGGTGAAATGGAAATCTCCGCGCGCATGATGATCACCGGCGGTGACCCGAAAGAAGAGGCTGACCTTAAGCGTGCCGACAGGGCGATGATACGTGAGGCGCTGCTGATGGCGGCACATGCCACGTATAAGGAAGGGCGGCAGATGCTGCCGTCTGACCTGCAGAAGGCGCTGTACGACATTGCCTCTGACAACGATGAGGGCGTCATCAATGTCCGCAATGCCCAGCGCAAGGCGAAAGCGGCGGAAATGGCGGAATCCCTGGGCATGTTCACTCAGGCCGGGAGCTTTGAAGCGGAGCTGTTCAACCGTGAAGGGGAGCTGTGGCCGGAAGCGGACGTGACGCTGGTCGACCTGGGGCATCTGGCGCGTGAGGGCTACGAGGCGCAGATGGCCCTGACCATGGTCTCGATGACCAACATGATTAACAACATCGCGGAGCGTGACCAGTTCCTGGGCCGGGATATTGTCTTCACGGTGGATGAGGCGCATATCGTGACGGTTAATCCGCTGCTGTCGCCGTACATGACCAAGGTGGTCAAGATGTGGCGTAAGCTCGGGGCCTGGTTGTGGCTGGCCACCCAGAATCTTAAGGATTACCCAGACATTGCCGAAAAGATGCTTAACATGGCGGAATGGTGGATTTGTCTGACCATGCCTCCGGAAGAGGTCAAAGATATCAGCCGTTTTCGCGCGCTCACGCCGGAGCAGGAATCGGTGCTGCTTTCCGCCAGTAAACTGTCGGGGTGTTATACGGAAGGCGTGGTGCTGGCGAAACGGATCGAAGCGCTGTTTCGTGCCGTGCCGCCCAGTCTCTTCCTGGCACTGGGCATGACGGAAAAAGAAGAGAAAGCCGAACGCCGGGCGCTGATGAATGAATTTCACTGCAGCGAACTGGAGGCGGCAAAACGCGTCGCGCAGAATCTGGACCGTCTGCGCGGTCTGACGGAAAAACAACAGGAGCCTGCCACGGTATGA